The sequence ATGGGCGACAAGTGGGGCATTGCCATTTGCCTCAACAACTTGGGGTCTGTGGCTGGTGAGCAAGGCGACTATGCGGCCGCGCTGGCATTGCACGAAGAAAGCCTGGCGCTCAGGCGTCAGATAGGCGACAAGTTGGGCATTGCGACATCGTTCAACGACCTGGGGAATGTGGCCAACTATCAAGGCGACTCTGCGGCCGCGCGAGCGTTGCACGAGGAAGGCTTGGCGCTGTACCGGGAGATGGGCGACAAGCGGGGTATTATGTTCTCGCTCTTCCATCTGGGACTTGTGGCGGTTGAACAGCAGGACTACATCCGGGCGCGGGCCCTGCACGCCGAGAGCCTGACGCAGGCGCGAGAGATGGGCGAAAAGTTAGTGGTCGTTTATAACCTGGCTGGGTTAGCGGCGGTGGCGGTGGGGGTAGGTGCGGCGTGGCGCGCGGCGCGCTTGGCGGCGGCGGCTGAAACGTTGTTGGCCGTTATCAAAGGCACCATTGAGTCTTTAGCCCGCCGCCAATTTGAGCGCACTCTCGCCGCCGCTCGCGCTACGCTGGGCGAAGAAGCGTTTAACGCCGCGTGGGCGGAAGGGCAGGCCATGTCACTGGACGACGCCATTGCGCTGGCTTTGACTCCACCGGAGTAACGTGGAAAAACTCATCACCGGCCTCTTCGCCCAAACCCTCGAAGCCAACCGCGCCCGCTTCAACGCCAGGTTCGCCGAAGCGCGGCGCTTCAAACCCAACCTGAACGCCGAAGCCCTCGCTGAACATTTGCGGTCGGTGGTTGCGCCGATTGTCGAGGCCGTGGCCCGCCAGAATCCGGCGGCCGCAACAGAGACGGTTGAAACGTTATATGACCTGTCGCTCGATCTGATCGGGCAGGAACTGCTCGGCCCTGCCTCACGGTATCCAGCCATCAACGAAGGCTGGAAGACGGTCTTGCCGTCTCTGCCGCAACACCTCGCCTCTGCGCCCCGAGCCGTGATCAGCGCCATCACCAACGCGCTCTACAACTTCTCGCTCGAACCCTCGGCCCGACCCGGCGAGTGGATGAAGCTGATGCTGGAACTTGCGCCGCTCTGCCCGGACGTTGACACATTGTTGAAGGCCGGACAGGTGGCCGCCTGGCGCTCCGGCCTGGCCCACTACCGTCAGGGCGCGCTGGAAATTTGCCGAACGCTGGACGAGAAGATCGCCCGCGCGGTGTTGGGCATTTCTCCAATCAACACTTTGCCTATCACTACAATTCTTGAGCACCTGCAAACCAATCCCTGGCTAAATCCAAACGGCATTACTCAATTATCAATTACCAATAACCGATTACAAATCGTCGCCCACCTCGGGGCCTTTCGCGGCTTCGGCGGCCTGTTCGTGTCGCCCCCGCTCGTCTTCTCGTCAGGCGAACACTTCATCGTCACCGATGGCGACGGCTCGTGGCTGCTCACCGCCGACTGTTTCGGCGCAACCTGGCATCGCACCGAAGCCCAGCCTGTTGACTTGCAGACCAGCGCATCTTTCAGCCTCAACCGCGCAGGTCAAGTGAGTGTTGATGGCAAACCAATCGGCAACTTTCCAGAGCTGGCAAATGCCCAAAGCACAGCCGCCAATAAAACAACGCTGGCCGTCACTACGCCGCTGTCGCACTCGGTCTATCTCGTCGCACTTGCCGAATGACACCACAAAAGGAAACTATTTGCAATGCGAGTAACCAACATGATCTCAGCCGTTGATCTTCATGCCTGCGGCGAGCCGGGCCGCGTCATCACCGGCGGCGTGCTGGACGTGCCGGGCCGGACGATGTTCGAGAAGATGCAATACTTTGCACAGCATCACGACGACATTCGCCAACGGATGTTGCGCGAGCCGCGCGGCTACCCGGCGGCCAACTGCAACCTCATCCTGCCGCCCACTCGCCCCGAAGCCCAGGCCGGCTACATCATCATGGAACAGGTCGAGTACCCGGCCATGTCGGGCACCAACACGATCTGCGTCGTCACCGCGTTACTCGAAACCGGCATGTTGCCCATGACCGAGACGGTCACTCAGCTTACCCTCGAGTCGCCTGCCGGATTGATCAGCATCCGCGCCGACTGTAAAAACGGCAAAGTGACTCAAGTAACGTTCAAGAACGTCCCGGCCTTTGCCGTCCATCTCGACAAGCAGATCGAAGTCTATCGCCTGGGAACCGTCACTGTTGATGTCGCCTGGGGTGGTATGTTCTATGTCATCGCCGACGCCGAACAATTTGGCCTCCGGCTCACACCCGATGAAGGCCGCGACATTACCCGCATCAGCGAAATGATCAAAGCCGCCACCCAGGAACAGTTGCCCGTCGTCCACCCGGAGAATCCCGACATCAAAGAGGTGACCATCGCCCAACTCTCCGGCCCGCCCTCGCACCCCGACGCGCATCGCAAAAACGCCGTCACCGTCTCCACCGGCAAACTGGACTGGAACAAGCCTTCGTCGTGGACAGGCGCGATTGATCGCTCGCCGTGCGGCACCGGCACTTGCGCCAAGATGGCGGCGTTGCACGCCAAAGGCCAACTCAAACTCAATGAGGATTTTCGCCACGAAGGAATTCTGGGCACGATCTTCACCGGGCGGTTGGTCGAAGAGACAAAGGTCGGGCCGTACACGGCGGTCGTGCCGACTCTCAGCGGTCAGGCCTGGATCACTGGTCTGGCCAATTATGTCCTCGATCCCGAAGACCCCTTTCCAAACGGCTTCACCGTCGGCGACATTTGGGGCGCTGTGGATTAGAACGCGGATGACGCGGGCGTTTCGCACGCGGATTTTCGCGGATTGCTTTGAAAGGAGTCGTTTATGAGTCTCAAATATGAAGAACTCACGGAGGCCATCATCAATGCCTTCTACTACGTCTACAACACACTTGGCTACGGCTTTCTGGAAAAGGTTTACCGAAATGCTTTGATTCACGAGCTTCGAAAGCGAGGGTATCAAGTTGAGGCTCAGGTTCCCATGTAAATCCGCGCCTCTCCGCGTCATCCGCGTTCTGTAATTGATGCCTGACCTGAACGACCTCCAAAGCGCCTGGGCCGCCAAATGGCCCGAAGCGCTCACTCTGTGGAGCCGGTTCACCCGCCTCAGCGAACCGCGCTGGTGCTTCACGCCAGACGACGCCAAGCGCGAAGGGCTGACCGGCAGTTTCGCCATGATCCGCTTCGACGATCAGGCGGTGGTCATTGGCCTGCATCTGATCGCCGAAAAAAAGCTTGAGCCGTTCGCGCTCGAAATTCTGGCCCACGAAGTCGGCCATCACGTTTACGCCCCGGCTGATCTTTCCGATCACGGACGGATGATTGCCCGGATGCGGCGCGCTCTGCCCACCAAAGAGCATCTGGCCGCCTTCATCAGCAACTTGTACACCGACCTGCTGATCAACGACCGACTGCAACGTGGATCGAATTTGCGGCTGGCGCAAGTGTACGAAACGCTTGGCAACAACTCAACCGACAAGCTTTGGACGTTTTACATGCGGGTTTACGAAATTCTGTGGAGCTTGCCGA comes from Chloroflexota bacterium and encodes:
- a CDS encoding proline racemase family protein, which encodes MRVTNMISAVDLHACGEPGRVITGGVLDVPGRTMFEKMQYFAQHHDDIRQRMLREPRGYPAANCNLILPPTRPEAQAGYIIMEQVEYPAMSGTNTICVVTALLETGMLPMTETVTQLTLESPAGLISIRADCKNGKVTQVTFKNVPAFAVHLDKQIEVYRLGTVTVDVAWGGMFYVIADAEQFGLRLTPDEGRDITRISEMIKAATQEQLPVVHPENPDIKEVTIAQLSGPPSHPDAHRKNAVTVSTGKLDWNKPSSWTGAIDRSPCGTGTCAKMAALHAKGQLKLNEDFRHEGILGTIFTGRLVEETKVGPYTAVVPTLSGQAWITGLANYVLDPEDPFPNGFTVGDIWGAVD
- a CDS encoding GxxExxY protein, with the translated sequence MSLKYEELTEAIINAFYYVYNTLGYGFLEKVYRNALIHELRKRGYQVEAQVPM